A region of the Vigna unguiculata cultivar IT97K-499-35 chromosome 9, ASM411807v1, whole genome shotgun sequence genome:
GTTCGGtcgtatatttattttttattatttctcttttaGGTCAGTGCCAGCCTCTGGACTTAATGCAGTGATTCCTAGTACAAACCAGCTTACCATCTTCTACAATGGGAGTGTTTGTGTCTATGATGGAATCCCTGCAGAAAAGGTATGCCCTTGCTGCACTTTTACATCACAAATGAATTTTGTTGCTGCTGTGCCTTCAATCCAATTTCTAACTTTACATGTTATGATGGAATCCTAATCAACCTTTTTGCATACAAACAGGTGCATGAAATAATGCTtattgctgctgctgctgccaAGTCTACTGAAATGAAGAAGATTGGGACCCAATCTACCCTCATTTCACCTGTTCCCACAAGGCCTTCTTCTCCTCATGGAATCACCAACAATGTTGCTGCCTCACAGAAGAATTCCATCTGCAGGCTGCAAGGTGATAATTTTCCTATTTTCATGCTAGATATAGAAATGGTAGTCTTAAATAATTGTCTTTTTATATTTACCATATAGCAGTTGCATTGTCTTCTATTTTAATGTGACAAACATTCAAATCTCGTGGCTTTTTTCATAATCTTTCTCTAGAATTTCCAATAGCACGCAGGCATTCACTTCAAAGGTTTCTTGAGAAGCGGCGAGATAGGTACTATCTACCTGCCATGTTTAATGGTGGTTTCTAATAATTGTTCAGTTTAGAGACTCCTATTTTGTTTATGGtcttatttgtataatatttttggttAAAGGCTGGGTAGCAAAGCTCCTTATCCTTCCTCATCAACCACTAAAGTGGCTGATAACATAGAGAACAACTTCTGTGCTGACAATGCCCCAGAGCTGATTTCCCTGAATCGAGCAGAGGAGGAATTTCATCCAACTGTCTCTGCCTCTTGAGCATAACCAGTGTTTGTTCTATGTTATGTCCTGTGATAGTGTGGAAGATCATATATTTGCATGTAGAATCACATAAACTGATATAATTATATCCTTAGGTTCTGAAGTCTATAAATGTGTTTTATATGTAATGTAACATAGCTATTGAACCTGAAAGGGTCTGTAACAGTGTGTTTGTATCTGTGCACGTTTAGGAAGTATGCTGTGTTCTGATCAACCTATATTAAACTGTTGTTCCTGTATTTGATTATGTGGACAACTGATTATCTATTATGTTGATGTTccacttatatttttatgacatcTCTTAGCTTTTAATCCTTCATGTTTGTTTCTTGAGGAAAAGAATTCTAATTCAGTGGAAAATTTCTTTAAGTAGCTAAACAAGAGTGTTTTGATGTTTCTTGAATTTGTTTTATGTCATACAATTTTTGCAACACAGAATCTCCTAAAACTATTTATGAGCTTGCTACGGTAGTTATGAAGGCATTTGAAAACTTCTATACGGTGGAGTAGGATAAGATATTTTTGAGGTTAATGTGCTTGAATtagattatgaaaaataaaagtgggGTAACAAATACAGGATTTCACATTTTTAGAAGACAAGACAAGAAAAGCAACAAAGTTTCACACGAAAGTAAAGTGTGATCCAAAATTGTTATATGAAAATATAGATATGTAAGTTTGAATGTAGTTTGATACCTAATTTGATACTAATGCATATTCAAAGTGTTATTTATACGAAATATGTAAGAATACTTTTttcaaatgataaatattttaagataaaagtaGTGAGTTTGCGAAGTCATGCGTGGTTcttaatactttaatttaataatcTCTTTAACCTATAAACGAATTAGTTTAGAATACGCACAGCTCTTTCAAGGAAAAAACTCAAAGTACGATAacttcgataaaaaaaaaaattaggatgaaaacaAATAGGAGAAATGAATGAAAtacatagaaagaaaaaaaaaaggaaaattgacCAATGCAAACAAGTTGTAAGCTGTTAAGATTATATTCACTTCTATTTGAACTGATTCACCCAAAAACATAAGTGTTTTGGGAGCATGTAATCTTCTACGCTAATTCAGAGAGACTTTCAACTACCTCCACGTAGTTTCTGCTATCTTTGAAGCATTATCATCCTCTGTTCCAAGTTTCATAGACTTTTTGGTTCTTATCATAACATGTTTAAAAAATGAGTTCACTACTCTACTAGACTACTAGTAATCGCAAAAGCCTAATACCAACGAATAAAACtcacataaaaaacattatgtcATAAATATTTACCTTTGAATCAAAACAAGTTCATTTATCAGTGAGAATTTAGGTGAGAGCTTTTagtaaacaaattaataaattagaaGTTAAAGTCAATGCAAAGATACAACTGGTTTAAAAAGGAACAAATTTTCGTAAACACTGGCTAAACCTAGTTATGTCCAGAAATTCAGATTACATGTCTTCTTTAACAGTATACTTGTAGCTTGAAATGATCGAGTCTCTTTCCAGTTTCCTGCTTTtgctttttataaatatattactgCTTTCTGTGAACTTATAAGAGTTGAATACTATATAATCATTATCAACATTTATAGGGTGACTAGAGGTAACAGTCTTCAACTAAAAAGAAAGCGATGAATGAATAAGAGGCATTGGGATGATATCGAAGTAGCTGGAAATGAGGAAAATGTCATTATAAAGAATTGTTGAAACCTCGGGTTACAAATTGAAACATGAAATACAAAGGACAGAGACTGCTTCATTTAGAAATCTAAGCCATGTTCACGAGCTGCTTCAGCAAGTGCTTGAACACGGCCATGGTATGGGTATCCCCCTCGATCAAAGGCTACCTTTGTGATCCCCTTCTCCAAACAGGACTTTGCAATGATCTCACCCATCTTTTTTGCTACTTCCTGAAACCAAAAAATTCAAAGGATCAGGACTATCATCATTCTTCTGAGGAAACCATGAAAAACCCACTGTTGGTAGAAGCTTTCGTTTC
Encoded here:
- the LOC114162426 gene encoding protein TIFY 3-like; its protein translation is MVGSVTVKSEVSLLESSPSPVEKPEGVCSNMDEHHLVQPNMNDSSTKKSVPASGLNAVIPSTNQLTIFYNGSVCVYDGIPAEKVHEIMLIAAAAAKSTEMKKIGTQSTLISPVPTRPSSPHGITNNVAASQKNSICRLQEFPIARRHSLQRFLEKRRDRLGSKAPYPSSSTTKVADNIENNFCADNAPELISLNRAEEEFHPTVSAS